A genomic window from Tolypothrix sp. NIES-4075 includes:
- a CDS encoding alpha amylase C-terminal domain-containing protein: MQELNSLIKSQPSAKITIAEDLQENEWVTKPAFFGGGGAGFDAQWVSRFYWDIHNAVVVPADSSRNMFAVRDVIEQRYGLDAFSRILFSENHDQVHADKGNLRLPDAIDRGHADSYFARKRSTLAAAIVMTTPGIPMIFQGQEFLEWLAWTDKTALDSSKKDSLIGGKIFNLYRDLIQLRRNWYNNTRGLRGQHVHVHHVNDNDKVVAYHRWEYGGPGDDVIVVINFGHKSFPSYSIGFPTPGIWWNRFNSDSDSYSPDFGNFGGYSTTAGSTDPNDPEHMPCRGNVGIAPYSILIFSQ; this comes from the coding sequence TTGCAGGAGCTTAACAGCCTGATTAAGAGCCAACCTTCAGCCAAAATTACGATCGCAGAAGATTTACAAGAAAATGAGTGGGTGACTAAACCTGCATTCTTTGGTGGGGGAGGTGCAGGTTTTGATGCTCAGTGGGTGAGCCGATTCTATTGGGATATTCACAATGCAGTTGTTGTCCCTGCTGATAGTAGTCGTAATATGTTTGCAGTTCGCGATGTCATTGAACAGCGATATGGTTTAGATGCTTTCAGCCGTATCTTGTTCAGTGAGAATCACGATCAGGTACATGCAGATAAAGGAAATCTTCGTTTACCCGATGCAATCGATCGCGGACATGCAGATAGTTATTTTGCCCGCAAGCGATCAACGTTAGCTGCGGCAATTGTGATGACGACTCCTGGGATTCCAATGATTTTTCAGGGACAGGAGTTTCTGGAATGGCTGGCTTGGACGGATAAAACAGCCCTAGATTCGAGTAAGAAGGATAGTTTGATAGGTGGAAAAATTTTTAACCTGTATCGAGATTTGATTCAGTTACGACGCAACTGGTATAATAACACGCGGGGATTACGAGGGCAGCATGTTCATGTTCACCATGTGAATGACAATGACAAGGTGGTTGCGTACCATCGCTGGGAATATGGTGGACCAGGAGATGATGTGATTGTGGTTATTAACTTTGGACACAAGAGCTTCCCAAGCTACAGTATAGGCTTTCCAACGCCAGGAATATGGTGGAACCGTTTTAATAGTGACTCGGACAGTTACAGTCCTGATTTTGGCAATTTTGGGGGTTATTCAACTACTGCGGGTTCTACAGATCCAAACGATCCAGAGCATATGCCTTGTCGAGGTAATGTTGGGATTGCTCCCTATTCAATACTGATCTTTTCACAGTAA